In Alkalihalobacillus sp. TS-13, the following are encoded in one genomic region:
- a CDS encoding VOC family protein: MKVKRIVANIETQDISKAKHFYEEILGLDQLMDLGFIATYGSHEKMATQISFLSEGGSDTPVPDLSIEVDDLDVALTRIKAAEVPIEYGPTKEPWGVRRFYVRDPFGKLINILTHL; encoded by the coding sequence GTGAAGGTCAAGCGAATTGTTGCCAATATTGAGACGCAGGACATTTCCAAAGCAAAGCACTTCTACGAGGAAATACTGGGACTTGATCAATTAATGGATCTTGGATTTATTGCAACATACGGTTCACATGAGAAAATGGCCACTCAAATCAGTTTCCTTTCAGAGGGAGGATCCGACACACCAGTACCTGATTTGTCAATTGAAGTAGATGATCTCGACGTTGCGCTCACTCGCATAAAAGCAGCTGAAGTTCCTATTGAGTATGGACCAACTAAGGAACCATGGGGGGTTCGGCGTTTTTACGTTAGGGATCCGTTTGGGAAACTTATCAATATTTTAACTCATCTATAA
- a CDS encoding response regulator, whose protein sequence is MLRIMVVDDERIEREALKMMIGREMEGAEVVAEAGNGRQAIEIAKAEHPDLILMDIKMPGIDGVEAVTEIKKELPDIRIIMVSAFDTFEYAKKVMQQGVKEYLLKPSKKEEVIEAICRVQGEIDQERKELQDKQQLERKFNKALDFMQSEWSVSLLVDHVQELDLNEWGQLLDINFKCGFAIVVEKNGQEVDRRAWVDWLKEHVNRHCSDSTLLSPNHEEKLPVFFLTDKIDGEDKNGFKTYILPFIRNLIHQCERIFHFKPRVGIGLPYRSVHQLSKSYYEALHVLESIHSDEHVTYRFSSDESNTENGATVAFQKEKDLLESIKNGDVTNALQKFEFYLNELSNDAASDLNHSVSSLNEFFIIATRMINDLGIPMDRFIPYNQISSYQQLEEKSTRLLREIVEKVQTWRMVQAKGKLESAKEYIEKHYYEPLTLEMVASHVELSPYYLSKLFKEKKGITFIDFMTHIRIEKAKEYMLEPEISVKEVCFKVGYKDPNYFSRVFKKNVGQSPKQYRTVLQPL, encoded by the coding sequence ATGTTGCGTATTATGGTAGTTGATGATGAGCGGATTGAACGGGAAGCGCTGAAAATGATGATCGGTAGAGAGATGGAAGGGGCTGAGGTCGTTGCCGAGGCAGGGAACGGACGGCAGGCGATCGAGATAGCCAAAGCGGAGCACCCCGACCTTATTCTAATGGATATAAAAATGCCAGGAATCGATGGTGTCGAGGCAGTGACTGAAATCAAAAAAGAGCTGCCGGATATCCGGATTATCATGGTTTCCGCGTTCGATACGTTTGAGTACGCCAAAAAAGTGATGCAGCAGGGTGTCAAGGAATATTTGCTGAAACCGAGTAAAAAAGAGGAGGTCATCGAAGCTATCTGTCGCGTTCAAGGGGAGATTGATCAAGAACGCAAAGAATTGCAAGACAAACAACAGCTCGAGCGAAAGTTCAATAAAGCGTTGGATTTCATGCAATCCGAATGGTCCGTTTCCTTGCTCGTCGATCATGTTCAGGAATTGGATTTGAACGAATGGGGGCAGCTTTTGGACATCAATTTCAAATGTGGATTTGCCATCGTGGTAGAGAAGAACGGCCAAGAAGTTGATCGGAGGGCATGGGTGGATTGGCTGAAGGAGCATGTCAACCGGCATTGCTCTGATTCGACCCTTTTAAGCCCGAATCATGAAGAGAAACTTCCCGTCTTTTTTCTGACGGATAAAATCGATGGAGAAGATAAGAACGGATTCAAAACGTACATCCTACCGTTCATAAGGAATTTGATCCACCAATGTGAACGGATCTTCCACTTCAAGCCGCGTGTCGGGATCGGATTACCCTACCGGTCCGTCCATCAGCTCAGCAAATCCTACTATGAAGCCTTACATGTATTGGAGAGTATCCATTCGGATGAACATGTGACCTACAGGTTTTCATCTGATGAAAGTAATACAGAGAATGGGGCTACAGTAGCCTTCCAGAAGGAAAAGGATCTGTTGGAAAGCATCAAGAATGGAGACGTGACAAATGCCCTTCAAAAGTTTGAGTTCTATCTGAATGAATTGTCCAATGATGCTGCGAGTGATTTGAACCATTCGGTGTCATCATTGAATGAGTTTTTCATCATTGCAACCCGGATGATCAACGACTTAGGAATTCCTATGGATCGTTTCATACCGTATAACCAGATCTCCTCCTATCAACAGCTTGAGGAGAAGAGTACACGTTTATTAAGGGAGATTGTTGAAAAAGTACAAACATGGCGGATGGTTCAGGCGAAAGGAAAATTAGAAAGTGCAAAGGAGTACATTGAAAAGCACTATTATGAACCGTTGACGCTTGAAATGGTAGCGTCCCATGTCGAATTAAGTCCATACTATCTAAGCAAACTGTTTAAAGAGAAAAAAGGGATCACGTTCATTGATTTCATGACTCATATACGGATCGAAAAGGCGAAGGAGTATATGCTGGAGCCGGAAATCAGCGTAAAAGAAGTATGTTTCAAAGTCGGTTATAAAGACCCCAATTACTTCAGCAGGGTGTTCAAAAAAAATGTTGGTCAAAGCCCGAAGCAATACCGGACCGTTCTACAGCCATTGTGA
- a CDS encoding sensor histidine kinase — MIRIRTKIMIFVTVLVLLVNGVTFYLYHSSQQTIDQYHDSFERFIILNQISKQTTEVYESINAYVIEKSPRYLDDYHRLRDQLVVEKEKLIGKVENNENYPTVTNYYNMIESFLEECEQTIEAFQKEDLNQYSFHLNEASKVSRFIQEMTLSLLNSELTSYRTFYHAMEQKNLYLQAMGISLFVTTICLSLLTALWFSRGITRPISLLSISARKISKGDFSGDDVEVRTNDEMKLLAGTFNRMRRNIRELIKEIKDQSELDRLLKEMELKSLQSQINPHFLFNTLNTISRMAYLEGSDKTSDLISSVSALLRYNLGNLDKPTTLRDEVRIVKEYFFIQQTRFGDRVTFKTDIDDTCLDIEIPILTLQPIVENAFIHGIESYESDAEIRLGVYEENGQVMIEIQDNGIGMEECVKDRLLNKEGNSNFQSQGHSTGIGMKNVIQRLELFYKNKSEIQIESAVNQGTRVRIAIPSTVEKRGDHYVAYYGS; from the coding sequence ATGATCCGGATCAGAACGAAGATTATGATATTCGTCACCGTTCTCGTCCTTTTAGTGAATGGGGTGACGTTCTACCTTTACCATAGCAGCCAGCAGACGATCGATCAGTACCATGACAGCTTCGAACGGTTCATCATCCTGAATCAGATCTCGAAGCAGACGACCGAGGTCTACGAATCGATCAACGCGTACGTCATCGAAAAGTCCCCTCGCTATTTGGATGACTATCATAGGTTGCGAGATCAATTGGTTGTTGAAAAAGAGAAATTGATCGGCAAGGTAGAAAATAATGAAAACTATCCGACTGTCACGAACTACTACAACATGATCGAGAGTTTTTTGGAAGAGTGTGAACAGACAATCGAGGCGTTTCAAAAGGAAGATTTAAACCAGTATTCATTTCATTTGAACGAGGCTTCCAAAGTATCACGTTTTATCCAGGAAATGACCTTAAGCCTTCTGAACAGTGAATTGACAAGCTACCGTACTTTTTATCACGCGATGGAACAGAAAAATCTCTACCTCCAGGCGATGGGAATCTCCTTGTTCGTCACGACGATCTGTCTGAGCCTGTTGACTGCCCTATGGTTCTCCAGGGGTATCACAAGACCGATCAGCCTGCTGTCTATCTCTGCCAGGAAAATATCGAAAGGCGATTTTTCAGGTGATGATGTGGAAGTACGGACGAATGATGAGATGAAACTGTTGGCAGGAACATTCAACCGGATGAGAAGGAACATCCGCGAGTTGATCAAGGAAATCAAGGATCAGTCAGAGCTTGATCGGTTGCTGAAGGAGATGGAATTGAAAAGTCTGCAGAGCCAGATCAATCCACACTTCCTCTTCAACACCTTGAACACGATTTCAAGAATGGCCTATCTTGAAGGCTCAGATAAAACAAGTGATCTGATCAGCTCTGTTTCAGCATTGCTACGATACAATCTGGGCAATCTTGATAAGCCGACAACCTTACGTGACGAAGTCCGGATCGTAAAAGAATACTTTTTCATCCAGCAGACACGGTTTGGGGATCGGGTCACATTCAAAACAGACATCGATGATACATGTCTGGATATTGAAATCCCAATATTGACCCTTCAGCCTATTGTGGAAAATGCGTTCATCCATGGTATTGAATCGTACGAGAGTGATGCAGAAATCAGGCTTGGGGTGTACGAGGAAAATGGGCAAGTGATGATTGAAATCCAGGATAATGGTATAGGGATGGAGGAGTGTGTGAAAGATCGATTGCTAAATAAAGAAGGGAATTCAAACTTCCAATCACAGGGCCACTCGACGGGGATTGGCATGAAAAACGTAATCCAAAGATTGGAGCTGTTTTACAAGAATAAGAGCGAAATCCAGATTGAATCAGCGGTCAATCAAGGGACGAGGGTCAGAATTGCAATACCATCTACTGTGGAAAAAAGGGGAGACCACTATGTTGCGTATTATGGTAGTTGA
- a CDS encoding sugar-binding protein: MGRTIVGVFIVLFVTAFSFFVYFSIKSFSIESTQAQEPYTKPNYHLVLVPEEINNDYWKLVEKGARSAAEKLGVTLEYAGPKQANLEEHMTTIEMAAAAKVDGIMTQGLSEEQFTPLINNTIQKGVPVITVDTDAPKSDRIAYIGTDNYYAGLLAGKALLADTEGEVNVAIITGRFDATHQKLRVQGFKDAIKEQERVKVTTIEDSHITRIQAAEKTYKILQEYPDVTAFYGTSALDAIGISQVLEQMGKTDDVYVIGFDILPETIELLQSGKIEATVIQKPYEMGYKSVETMVQILEGKTIDEINHTETKVIHREDLPLQENEILEVIEK; the protein is encoded by the coding sequence ATGGGTAGAACGATCGTCGGTGTTTTCATAGTCCTTTTTGTAACCGCTTTCTCTTTCTTCGTCTATTTTTCTATCAAGTCCTTCAGTATCGAGTCGACCCAGGCTCAAGAACCGTACACGAAACCAAACTATCATCTCGTATTGGTGCCAGAGGAAATCAACAATGATTATTGGAAACTAGTTGAAAAGGGAGCACGTTCAGCAGCAGAGAAACTAGGTGTGACGCTTGAGTATGCTGGTCCAAAGCAGGCAAATCTGGAAGAACATATGACGACCATTGAAATGGCCGCGGCGGCAAAAGTCGATGGCATCATGACGCAGGGATTGAGTGAAGAGCAATTCACGCCGTTGATCAATAACACCATCCAAAAAGGGGTTCCTGTAATCACCGTTGATACGGATGCACCGAAGAGCGACCGGATCGCTTACATAGGGACGGATAATTATTACGCTGGGCTGCTAGCTGGTAAAGCCTTATTGGCCGATACGGAAGGGGAAGTGAACGTCGCCATCATTACCGGGAGATTTGATGCGACCCATCAAAAACTGCGGGTCCAGGGATTTAAAGATGCGATAAAGGAACAGGAAAGAGTGAAAGTGACCACGATTGAAGATTCCCATATCACACGGATCCAGGCAGCAGAAAAAACGTATAAAATCCTGCAGGAATATCCGGATGTAACGGCCTTTTACGGGACGAGCGCACTTGATGCGATCGGAATTTCGCAAGTCCTGGAGCAGATGGGGAAGACGGACGATGTGTATGTCATCGGCTTCGATATCTTGCCTGAGACGATCGAGCTGCTACAGTCAGGAAAGATTGAGGCGACCGTGATCCAAAAACCATATGAAATGGGATATAAATCAGTGGAGACGATGGTTCAAATTTTAGAGGGGAAGACCATCGATGAAATCAACCATACTGAAACGAAAGTAATCCATCGGGAGGATCTACCGTTACAGGAAAATGAAATACTCGAGGTCATTGAAAAATGA
- a CDS encoding M20 family metallo-hydrolase has product MSDLEKKLIEWRRDFHRHPETGFLEMRTASIVASILDKLGFQLEMGKQVMSPEYCMGKPDHEETKAHYQWALENGANKDYIEPFSEGYTGIVATMDTKKEGPTIAFRIDMDALDIHESEANSHFPKKEGFRSTVPNKMHACAHDGHTTIGLGLATLISENKSSLKGKIKLIFQPAEEGTRGARSMVEAKVVDDVDYFIATHLGTGVPDGHFVASNNGFLATSKLDVTFKGVASHAGGKPEEGRNALLAAASAALNIYAVPRHSEGSTRINVGELHAGSGRNIIADKASLKVETRGENSEINQFVKNQVEAIIAGSAQMYQVDYEIKTVGEGVSTRGSKELAEVLCACAEESPAIEASMVEDNTPAGSEDATFFMERVKQNGGQATYCIFGTELPAGHHNEKFDINEETLLSAVNLLFDSIRKLG; this is encoded by the coding sequence ATGAGTGATTTGGAAAAAAAGTTGATCGAATGGCGTCGTGATTTTCACCGTCATCCGGAAACAGGTTTTCTGGAAATGCGTACAGCTTCCATTGTGGCGTCCATTCTTGACAAGCTGGGATTTCAGCTCGAAATGGGAAAACAAGTCATGTCCCCTGAGTATTGTATGGGTAAGCCGGATCACGAAGAGACGAAAGCACATTACCAATGGGCACTCGAAAATGGGGCGAATAAAGATTATATTGAACCCTTTTCAGAAGGCTATACAGGAATTGTCGCTACAATGGATACAAAAAAAGAAGGACCGACGATCGCCTTCCGAATCGATATGGATGCACTGGATATCCATGAATCGGAAGCAAACAGCCACTTCCCGAAAAAGGAAGGGTTCAGGTCGACGGTTCCAAACAAAATGCATGCCTGTGCACATGATGGACATACAACAATCGGGCTTGGTCTTGCAACGTTGATCTCCGAAAACAAATCGAGCTTAAAGGGTAAAATCAAATTGATTTTTCAGCCTGCCGAGGAGGGCACTCGCGGTGCACGGTCAATGGTCGAAGCTAAAGTTGTCGATGATGTTGATTACTTTATTGCGACTCATCTTGGGACAGGCGTACCTGATGGCCATTTTGTTGCATCGAATAACGGCTTCCTTGCAACCTCGAAGCTTGATGTCACGTTCAAAGGGGTGGCCTCTCATGCGGGCGGAAAGCCTGAAGAGGGAAGAAATGCCCTACTGGCGGCTGCCTCAGCAGCATTGAACATTTATGCCGTTCCCCGCCATTCAGAAGGCTCGACACGAATCAATGTTGGTGAATTGCATGCTGGTTCCGGACGTAATATCATTGCTGACAAGGCTTCTCTCAAGGTTGAGACACGGGGGGAAAACTCCGAAATCAACCAATTCGTGAAAAACCAGGTGGAAGCAATTATCGCGGGATCTGCTCAAATGTATCAGGTAGATTACGAGATCAAGACTGTAGGTGAAGGAGTAAGCACCCGGGGTTCTAAAGAATTGGCAGAGGTATTGTGTGCATGTGCAGAAGAGTCCCCTGCTATTGAGGCAAGCATGGTCGAAGATAATACACCGGCCGGTTCCGAGGATGCAACCTTTTTTATGGAACGGGTTAAACAGAATGGCGGGCAAGCAACCTACTGTATCTTCGGAACGGAACTTCCTGCGGGTCATCATAATGAGAAGTTTGATATTAACGAAGAGACATTGCTGTCTGCAGTCAACCTGCTGTTTGATTCAATCAGAAAACTAGGTTGA
- a CDS encoding AbgT family transporter, with protein sequence MENIKNKKGIAQKFLNGIEIAGNKLPDPFILFAALAILVIIVSAIFNMFGATVIHPATGEELQVKSLASGEGLQFILTSMLDNFTGFAPLGLVLSMMLGIGLAEKVGMLDYAIKKTILKSPPALITYTVIFVGIMGNIASDAAMVLVPPLAAMVFYKVGRNPIAGLTAGYAAAGAGFTANLLIAGTDALLAGISTEAAQIINEDIVVTPVDNWYFNIVSVFVLTVVGGLVTNKFIEPRLGEYKGEEVEEAVAEDPLKAGKALRNAVIAGGVYWAIILVTIFLPDSPLRNEEGGIIPSPFLDGIVPIILFFFITIGVTYGITVGNIKTSKDVGKFMAESMKDMSSYIVLIFAIAQFIAYFSWSNIATWVAVNGAEVLKDIEFTGIGLIIGYIIFTALLNFLITSGSAKWALEAPVFVPMFMQLGYHPAFTQVAYRVADSSTNIVTPLMPYMVIALSFMQKYDKKAGIGTFISLMLPYSVCFLLTWIVLILIFFFLGIPFGPGIDPFL encoded by the coding sequence GTGGAAAATATAAAGAACAAAAAGGGGATTGCACAGAAATTCCTTAACGGGATTGAAATAGCCGGTAACAAACTTCCAGATCCGTTTATTTTGTTTGCTGCGTTGGCTATCCTCGTCATTATTGTTTCGGCCATCTTCAATATGTTTGGTGCGACAGTCATACACCCTGCTACTGGGGAAGAGCTGCAGGTTAAAAGTCTAGCATCTGGAGAGGGTCTTCAGTTCATCTTGACGTCAATGCTCGACAACTTTACCGGATTTGCACCGCTAGGACTGGTACTGTCAATGATGCTTGGTATCGGGCTTGCAGAAAAAGTTGGAATGCTCGATTATGCAATCAAGAAAACGATTTTGAAATCGCCGCCAGCGTTAATCACGTACACCGTCATTTTTGTTGGTATCATGGGTAACATTGCATCTGATGCAGCGATGGTTCTAGTGCCGCCGTTGGCAGCGATGGTATTTTACAAAGTTGGCCGTAATCCGATCGCTGGTTTGACAGCGGGTTACGCAGCAGCTGGTGCTGGTTTTACGGCAAACCTTTTGATTGCAGGTACAGATGCGTTGCTTGCAGGTATTTCGACGGAAGCAGCCCAAATCATCAATGAGGATATTGTCGTTACCCCTGTCGATAACTGGTACTTCAATATTGTTTCTGTGTTTGTTCTTACCGTTGTTGGTGGCCTTGTTACAAACAAATTCATCGAACCGCGGCTTGGCGAATATAAGGGTGAAGAGGTCGAGGAAGCTGTAGCGGAAGACCCTCTAAAAGCAGGTAAGGCTTTACGAAATGCAGTGATTGCAGGGGGAGTATATTGGGCCATTATCCTGGTGACGATCTTTTTACCAGATAGTCCTTTGCGTAATGAGGAGGGCGGCATCATCCCATCCCCATTCCTTGATGGTATTGTGCCTATCATTCTCTTCTTCTTTATCACAATCGGTGTTACGTACGGTATTACCGTTGGAAACATCAAGACAAGTAAAGATGTTGGGAAATTTATGGCTGAGTCGATGAAAGATATGTCAAGTTACATTGTTCTGATCTTTGCGATTGCTCAATTTATCGCATACTTCAGCTGGTCTAATATTGCAACATGGGTCGCAGTAAATGGTGCTGAAGTTCTGAAAGATATTGAATTTACGGGTATCGGACTGATCATAGGTTACATTATTTTTACGGCATTATTGAATTTCCTTATCACTTCAGGGTCTGCGAAGTGGGCGCTTGAAGCACCTGTGTTCGTACCGATGTTCATGCAGCTTGGCTATCACCCTGCATTTACGCAAGTGGCATACCGGGTTGCGGATTCATCGACCAATATCGTCACACCTTTGATGCCGTACATGGTCATCGCTTTATCATTCATGCAGAAGTATGATAAGAAAGCGGGTATCGGAACATTCATTTCGTTAATGCTCCCTTACTCTGTATGTTTCTTGTTGACATGGATCGTACTGATATTGATTTTCTTCTTCTTAGGAATTCCGTTTGGTCCAGGGATCGATCCATTCTTATAA
- a CDS encoding M20 family metallopeptidase produces MASNFTKTYLAENKELFERISKYVYYHPETRFEEYYSAKFLASECEKAGFQVERNAGNIETAFIASYGSGSPVIGFLGEFDALSGLGQEPNKTSYEPTEKNVGHGCGHNLLGTGAFAAAYATKKFLEENDLPGTVKFFGCPGEEGGSGKTFMVREGVFDGVDVALTWHPSPVNSIMSLSSLANYQVYFRFKGLSSHAANSPHLGRSALDAVELMNVGVNYLREHIIPEARMHYAITNTGGISPNVIQSEADVLYLIRSPKIKQVDEIYKRVCKIAEGAALMTETELAIEFDKACSNYIPNRSLEKILYENLLETGIEKPSEDEITFAEKLWYTLSEGEKDSYLDILKGFGYKGDGSEFEGKFLADTLSPYEPTNEILPGSTDVSDVSWVVPTAQLTASTSALGTPLHTWQMTTQGISSYAHKGMLRAAEAMALTAVRVLTNKEDLESVKQEFNAFREQNPYSCPIPEDVKPSNLTQS; encoded by the coding sequence ATGGCTAGCAACTTTACAAAAACATATCTAGCAGAAAACAAAGAACTTTTCGAGAGAATCAGTAAATACGTATACTATCATCCGGAAACTAGATTTGAAGAATATTACTCCGCTAAGTTCTTAGCCTCAGAGTGTGAAAAAGCAGGATTTCAGGTTGAACGAAATGCGGGAAACATTGAGACTGCCTTCATCGCATCTTATGGTAGTGGATCTCCTGTAATCGGATTCCTTGGAGAATTCGATGCACTGTCCGGCTTAGGGCAGGAGCCTAACAAAACATCCTATGAGCCGACAGAGAAAAATGTCGGTCACGGATGCGGGCACAACCTACTGGGAACTGGCGCCTTTGCGGCAGCATACGCCACCAAAAAATTCTTAGAAGAAAACGATCTCCCAGGTACCGTCAAGTTTTTTGGATGTCCTGGTGAAGAGGGAGGATCCGGAAAGACATTCATGGTCCGGGAAGGTGTTTTTGATGGAGTGGACGTGGCACTGACCTGGCATCCATCCCCGGTAAACAGCATCATGAGCCTTTCCAGTCTAGCAAACTATCAAGTTTATTTCAGATTTAAGGGATTATCCTCCCATGCAGCAAACTCGCCACACCTCGGGCGAAGTGCACTGGATGCGGTCGAGCTTATGAATGTAGGAGTCAACTATCTTCGGGAGCATATCATACCAGAAGCACGGATGCACTATGCAATTACCAATACTGGAGGTATTTCCCCGAACGTTATTCAGTCAGAGGCAGATGTACTTTATTTAATCCGATCACCAAAGATCAAGCAGGTTGATGAAATTTATAAACGGGTTTGTAAAATAGCTGAAGGTGCCGCACTGATGACAGAAACAGAACTGGCAATAGAGTTCGACAAAGCATGTTCCAACTATATTCCAAACCGCAGTTTAGAAAAGATTTTGTATGAAAACCTGCTAGAGACTGGTATCGAAAAACCGAGCGAGGATGAAATCACTTTTGCTGAAAAACTTTGGTATACCCTATCAGAAGGTGAAAAGGACAGTTATTTGGATATTTTGAAAGGGTTTGGTTACAAAGGGGACGGAAGTGAATTTGAAGGAAAATTCCTCGCTGATACCCTCTCGCCATATGAACCGACGAATGAGATTCTTCCGGGATCAACTGATGTATCCGATGTAAGCTGGGTAGTTCCGACAGCCCAATTGACCGCATCGACTTCAGCATTGGGAACACCATTGCACACTTGGCAAATGACGACACAAGGCATCAGCAGCTATGCACATAAAGGTATGTTGCGGGCGGCAGAAGCAATGGCGCTTACTGCAGTTAGAGTGCTGACCAACAAGGAAGACCTGGAATCTGTTAAACAGGAATTCAATGCATTCAGAGAACAAAATCCATACTCATGTCCAATTCCAGAGGATGTCAAGCCTTCCAATTTAACGCAAAGCTGA